The stretch of DNA ATCAGCTATCCCTACCGGCTCCTGGATTGCTGTCTGGAGACCGATGGCGCGGCGGCGCTACTCATGACGACTGCCGAACGCGCCACAGATCTCCGCAAGCAGCCTGTGTATGTGACGGGCGTGGCGTCGGGCCATCCTTTTCCACCCCACGATATTCCCAATCGACCAGATATCCTCACAATCGGGCTCGACTTTTGCGCGTCGCGCGCCTACGCGATGGCGGGAGTCCAGCCGAGCGATGTCGATTTCGCCGAGATTTATGACTGCTTCACCGGACAGGCCATTTTGCAAATTGAGTCGGCGGGATTCTGCAAAAAAGGCGAAGGGGGATCGTTCGTCGAAAACGGACGGATCGAACTCGGCGGCGCGCTGCCCGTGAATACGCACGGCGGTCTGCTCTCACAGGCGCACAATACCGGGATGAACCACCTGGTTGAGGCTGTCGTGCAACTCCGCCACGAGGCCGGCTCGCGTCAGGTGCAAGACGCCGAGTTAGGGGTGGTGACCGGCTGGGGAGGCCACGGGCACGGGTCGATTGCGATTTTACGTCACTGAGGGAGTCTCAGCATGACAACTGAGAATACGACACCGGCCCTTCGATTGCCCGTCTTGCAGGGCTACACAGCGGAATTCTATGCCTGGTGCCAGCAGCGGGAGCTGCGTTTTCAACGCTGTCGGCAGTGTGGAACGTGGCGTCATCCGCCGCGTCCCTGGAGTGGGAATGGGCTCCGACGAAAGGAACAGGCACGGTCTATTGTTGGACGACCGTGTATCAGGCGCTCGACCCGGCATTCGCCGAGAACGTTCCGTATGCGGCAGTGGTGGTCGAACTGGACGAAGGACCGCGCCTCACAACGTGGGTGACGGGCGTAGCCCCTGACGAGCTGCGAGTCGGCCTGCCGGTTGCAGTCTGGTTCGACCAGGTCAGTGACGAAGTGACGCTGCCTAAATTCAAACCTCAGGCTGCCCTTTGAGTTTTGTGCAGAGGGCGATTGCGCTTCGAGAGCGAAACGGTGCTGGCAGCGGTGAAGACCGACGACCCGGCATCGCCTCTTCAACATGGCGGGCGCTGACACGTGGCCCACGATAGGCTATAGTCCGGCCGTTCTTCACCGGAGATGAAGGCAACTTTCACTGATATTCGCGTAGAGGAGAGCAGATGAAGTCGATCAGGATTGACCCCGATAGCGGACGGAAGATCTTTCACACCCGTGCTGCCAGCACGATGGACGATGTGGTCGGGAGAGGCTACTCGGTCACCCAGGATGAGTCGCTCAAGACGCTTCCGCCCCAGCCGCCAGGCGCGGTGTTCAACGCCGAAGAGCAGGCCAAGTATCGCACCTTCAAGGAGGCGCGCCGGGGAGCGGCAGACTACATGGCGATGGAGGGCGAGTTCAGCACCTACCTTGAGGATGTATACTCCGCCGACCCGGTCCCTCGCGACGCGCTGACCGACGAGTGCGAAATCATGGTGGTGGGCGCCGGCTTCGCCGGGCTGTTGTTGTGGCACAAGCTGAGCCAGGCCGGGTTTACCGACGTGCGGTTCTGTGAGAAGGGCGGCGATGTCGGCGGGACCTGGTACTGGAACCGGTATCCGGGCATTGCGTGTGATGTGGAGTCGTACAGTTACTTTCCGTTACTGGAGGAGATGGGCTACTTCCCGTCGATGAAATTTGCGTCGGGGTTTGAGATCTTCGAGTACTGCCAAAAAATGGCAGAAAAGTTCGGCTTCTATGACCACTGTTTATTCCATACCACGGTGGAGAAGACGGAGTGGGACGAAGACGCCGGGCGGTGGATCGTGTACACCAACCGTGGCGACGCCATGCGGGCACGCTACCTGATCCACGCGAACGGGATCCTCACCACACCCAAGCTGGCCCGTATCGAGGGCATGGAGACGTTTCAGGGCGAGTCGTTCCACACCTCGCGCTGGCGGTACGATGTCGCCCTGGACGGAAAGCGGGTCGGGATCATCGGGACCGGGGCGACTGCGGTGCAGGTCATTCCGGAACTGGCGCAGGTCGCCGCCGAGCTGCACGTCTTCCAGCGTACCCCGTCGACGATCGACGTGCGCGACCAGCGCGAAACGAAACAGGAAGAGATCGACGAGTGGTCACATGAACCGGGCTGGGCGAGAGCCCGGCGGAAGCGATTCGCCCGCATCTCCGAGGGCCGCACGGCGATCCAGGCCAATGACGACTACCTCGCCGGCAGGGTCGCTGATTTCAGGAAGCGCAAACAGCACACAACCGAGTTGACGCGCGAGGAACGGGTCCAGAAGCAGCTGAACACGAACTTTCGGATCATGGAGCAGATCCGAGCCCGGGTAGACACCATCGTGGAGGACCCCAAGACTGCGGCGGCCCTCAAGCCGTACTACCCGTACGGCTGCAAGCGACCCGCGTTCCACGACGAATACCTGCCGTCGTTCAACAAGCCGCACGTCCATCTGGTGGATACCGCACCGGCTGGCGTGAGCCGGATCAACGAGAACGGAGTCGTGCATGACGGCGTTGAGTACCCGCTCGATGTGTTGATCTATGCGACCGGGTTCCAATGGATGGCGTCCGGCTTATTCAACACGACGCTGGGGCGCGACGGCCGCACCATCAAGGAGACCTGGGATGCAGAGGGCACAAAGACCTTTCTTGGCATCCACGCTCGAGGCTTTCCGAACCTCTTCATTGTGACCGGCCCCCAGGGCGGGGGCGGCAGCTTTAACTTCACCGACGCCATCGACGCTCATGGCGACTACGTCGTGTGGATGCTGTCGACCATGCGTGACCAGGGAAAGACCATCGTCGATATTCACAGCCAGCCGCAAGAGGACTACGCTCAGCACTGCCGCCAGGCAGACATTGTATCTGCACCGCTGCGAGACTGTCTGTCGTACTACAACGGACACGGCAACGCCGAGCCTGGCAGCCTGGCCTATTATGGCGGTGGCCGCTGGCACAAGTTCCGTATCGCCGCGCAGGACACACTCGAGCCGTACTGCTTTGGTCCGGCAGAGGTGCGACATGGTTCCCCCGCTGACGACTGATGAGACCAACCTGGTCGAGATCGCCAGGACGTTTGCGGCCGAACACATTACGCCCCACGCGGCAGACTGGGAACTCAACCGAGCGGTCCCGGTCACAACCTTTCGGGAGGCGGCGAGAGTCGGCCTCACCGGCGTTCTCGTGCCCAAGGCATTGGGCGGCCACGGGGCCAGCCATATGGCCGCCGCCAAGGTCCTTGAAGAATTGGCCGGGGCGTGTTTCGCCTTTACCTTCGGCTTGTGGGTCCACAACAATTTGCTGAACAGCATCGCCCGGAATGGCACCCCCGAACAGATCGCTCACTACGTCCCGGCGATGCTTGCGGGCGAACGTATTGGCGCTTTTTGCCTGACCGAGCCCGGAGCCGGCAGCGATGCCGCCGCCATTACGACGCGTGCGGAAGAAGCGCCTGACAGCTGGCGTCTCAGCGGACACAAAGCCTGGGTGACCAACGGCGTACAGGCGGATGTGTTCGGGGTGTATGCCCAGACCAATCCGGCCCAGGGGTGGCGGGGTATTGCCAGCTTTTTGGTGAGCGGGGACGCGCCGGGCCTTGTCCGGGAAGCGCCCTATACCTTGCTCGGCGGGCATGCGATGGGCGTCACGGGATTGCGCTTGACCGACTGTCCTGTCCCCGAGGCGGACCTGTTGTTCGGCCCCGGAGACGGGTTCAAGGCCGCCATGCGCGGCATCACTATGGCCAGAACGTTTGTGGGCGCCGGCTGCTGCGGTATCCTCACTTCCAGTCTGAAGACCGCCTTAACGTATGGCGCCAAGCGACAGGCGTTCGGCAAGCCACTGCTGAGCTTCCAGGGTTTGCAGTGGGAACTGGCTGATGTGGCGACGGATCTTGAGGCTGCTCGCCTGCTGACCTATCAGGCTGCGGCAGCCCTGGATCGAGGGGAAGCGGCAATTGCGGAAGCCAAGAAGTTTGCCAGCCGAGTCGCGCTGACAGGCGTGTCGCAGTGTATGCAGGCGATGGGGGCGGTGGGCTTGCGAACCGACACCCCACTCGCCCGTCATCTTGCCATAGCCAAGATGACGCACTATCTGGATGGGGCGACAGAGATTCAGAACATCGTGATAAGCCGCGCCCTGCTCAAGGATTATGGAATCGACGTGTGATGGCGAGCGAGCCCCGTATCCGGGTGTCTCGTAGCAACGGACCACCCGACCGGGGCCAGCGCACCACCCCGCAATGAGACAGGCATTGAGACACCTCAGGACAGCCGCCTTGAGGTGTCTCCGTTTTGGGGCGCACGTCTCTCTGCGGGTTTTTTACCCGCAACTCCACTACGCTTCCGGTTGCTCGTCAACTCCCGTTTTCTGAGGCGCTCGGGGCGCGGCGGCGACCTCCGCGCGGTTCCCCTCCTCAAACACGAAGCCCTCGTAGCCCTTGGCGGCCACCTCGGAGAGGCGCTCGAAGTAGAGCGGGCCGCCCAGGTGGACCTGGAACTGGCGGTGCTTGCCCGGGATGTTGGCCCCCGTGTACCACGAGTCGGTGAGGCCAGCTCGGTGACCTCTTGGTCCCAGAGCTTCTCGGAGTCGGGAGTCGGTTCGATAGCGCCCAGACCCTTGTCGCGCAGGTAGCGTACGCAGTTGCCGATCCACTCGGTCTCGCGCTCGGCGCCGAGCGGCATGTTGTACAGCACCGAGGGCGAGCCCGGGCCATGGATCAGAAAAAGATTGGGGAAGTCGGAGATCGCCATGCCGAGGTAGGTTGTGAAGCGGCTGCTCCACTTCTCTTTCAGGCTGACGCCGCCGCGCCCCTTGGGGTTGAGGCGCAGCAGGGTGCCGCTGATGGCGTCGAAGCCGGTCGCCAGCACGATCATGTCGAGAGGGTGTTCGCCCGTCGCGGTGCGCACGCTTGTTGGTGTGATCTCTTGAATCGGGTCTTCGCGCAGGTCAACCAGGCTGACGTTGTCGCGGTTGAAGGTTTCGTAGTAGCCGTCGTCAAGGATCTGACGTTTGGTGCCCAGATAGTAATCGGGCATCAGCTTGGCGGCGATCTTGGGGTCGCGCACGGCCTCACGGATCTTGCCGCGTATGAAATCAGCCAGGGTGCGGTTGGCCTCTTTGTCCGTCAGGAGGTCGGCATAACTGCCGAAAAGAAGGTTGAAGCTGCCCTTCTGCCACAGCTCTTCGTACAGCGCCTGGCGCTGCTCGGGGGTGTCCTCGGCGGCCAGGCGCGTGGTCATCTCGAACGGCATGCCCACGGGGTGGGCATGCATCGTCGCCCGGACTTCGTCCCAATTTTCGCGAGCGTGCTGCATCAGTTCAGGCTCGAGAGGACGGTTGCGAGCCGGGATGCTGTACTGCGGCGTACGCTGAAACACGGTCAGATGCGCCGCCTCGCGAGCGATCTCGGGAATCGACTGCACTCCCGAGGAACCGGTCCCGATCACGCCGACGCGCTTGCCGGCAAAGGAAACGGGCTCCTGCGGCCAGCGGCCGGTGTGGTAGCACTCGCCAGTGAAATCGTCGAACCCGGGGAAGTCGGGCTTGTGCGGCGCCGAGAGGGTGCCGACGGCGCAGATCAAAAACTGGGCCGAGACGTGCTCGCCGGCGCTGGTCTCGACCGTCCAGCGCTGCGCCGCTTCGTCGTAACGCGGGTTGCTCACCCAGGTCTCAAGTTGGATGTCCCGGTGCCAGTCAAACCGATCAGCAACATGCTCGACGTACGCCAGTACCTGGGCCTGGCTGGGCTGGGTCTCGGCCCAGTCCCACTCCTGCATCAGCTCTTCTGAGAACGTGTAGCAGTAGAAAGGACTGCCCGGACCATCGACCCGTGCTCCGGGATAGCGGTTCCACCACCAGGTGCCGCCTACGCCGCCGGCGGCGTCGTACACGCGCACCGAGAGGCCCATCTCGCGCAGGTGGTGCAGGGCGTACAGGCCGCCAACGCCCGCTCCGATGATGACTGCGTCATAGTGTTTGATTGATCCGTTTCCTTGTGGGTGTTGATCCATGTTTGCCATGCTGTTTTCTCCTTTGCTCCCCGCTTTCTAGCACGGGTNNNNNNNNNNNNNNNNNNNNNNNNNNNNNNNNNNNNNNNNNNNNNNNNNNNNNNNNNNNNNNNNNNNNNNNNNNNNNNNNNNNNNNNNNNNNNNNNNNNNNNNNNNNNNNTAGCGGTTCCGTAGTCCAGCATGAGCTCTATACGGAACCGAAAGGCCTGCGCACAGGGGTAGAGGCAGTGCGTGTATCTTTGTTACTCTGGCTTTGAATAGACAAAAGGGAGGCAGCTTGGTGTGACTCACTCACGAGCCTTGCGACTGGGCGCGTTCATGCGACCGGTCAGTATCCATACCGCAGCCTGGCGCTATCCTGGCGCGTGGCCGGATGCGAATTTCAACTTCCAACACCTCAAACGCTTCGCCCAGACGCTCGAACGCGGACGGTTCGACGCGTTCTTCATGGCGGATCATCTGGCCGTGCTCAACATGCCAATGGAGGGCCTCAAGCGGAGCGCGACGGTCACCTCCTTCGATCCCTTAACGCTGCTGCCTGCCCTCGCCGTCGTGACTGAACATCTGGGGCTCATTGCCACCGCCTCCACGACCTACAACGAGCCGTACCATATTGCGCGGAAGTTTGCCTCGCTCGATCACATCAGTGGCGGGCGGGCGGGCTGGAACGTGGTCACCTCGGGCAACCCGCATGAGGCCATGAATTTCGGCCTTGAAGAACATGTCGCGCATGCCGCCCGGTATCGCCGGGCGCGGGAAGTCTTTGACGTCGTGACGGGCCTGTGGGACAGCTGGGCAGACGATGCGTTCATTCGAGATGTGGAGACGGGGGTGTATTTTGACCCGGACAAGCTCCACGTTTTAGACCACCGGGGAGAGTTCCTCAACGTGCGCGGCCCCCTGAACATCGGGCGCCCTGTTCAGGGCTGGCCGGTCATTGTCCAGGCTGGCGCCTCGGAGGCCGGTCGCCAGCTCGCGGCGGAGACGGCCGAGGTCATCTTTGCGGCCGGCGGCCACATCGCCACCGCCCGTGCCTTCTATGCCGATGTCAAAGGTCGCATGGAGCGACTCGGGCGCTCACCCGATCATCTGAAGGTGTTGCCAGGTGCCTTTGTTGTCGTGGGCGAGACCGCGTCCGAAGCCCTGGAGAAACGCGCGCGGCTCGACAGTCTCGTGCACTACGATAGCGCGATCGCCTCCCTTTCGATCGCCCTCGGCCATGACGCGTCCGGCTTCGACCCGGATGGGCCCCTGCCAGAGATTCCAGAGAGCAATGCCAGCAAGAGCAGCCGCGAGCGGGTCGTAGAACTCGCCCAGCGGGAGCATCTGACCGTCCGGCAATTGGCGCAGCGCGTCGGCGGCTATAGCGGTTTGGCGTTTGTCGGCACCCCGCTCATGATCGCCGATCAAATGGAGGAGTGGCTTCTGACCGATGCCTGTGATGGCTTCAATGTCATGTTCCCCTATCTGCCGGGCGGGCTCGACGACTTTGTCGATCTCGTCGTGCCGGAACTGCAACGGCGCGAAATCTTTCGGCGGGAATACGAAGGGACGACATTGCGCGAGAATCTCGGATTGCCACGCCCACGGAATCGTTTCTTCTGAGTTGGCCACACAGACACCGCACCAGAATATTGTAAGGGAAGGACGCGGCCACACCGTATTACTTCCGCTGACCTTGCACGTATCCTCGGACGAATGCTTCAGAAGGTTCAGGATCGGATCTTTTCAAAGGAGAAACAGCATGGACATGACTGATCGGCTTGACCCAGAACTGGCAGGGCCGCTGAAGACCTTTCTCAGCCTGACGGGCGGCGGGTTCAGCCTGCGCGATATTCCAGCCGCCCGGCAGAGGAGGAATGAACTGGCCGCGGCTCAGATGGCCAAGGCTCCTATCGTCGAGGGGATCACCTCTGAGGATAGGCACGCGCCAGGTCCCCAGGGTGACCCTGATATCCTTGTTCGTATTTATCAGCCAACGGAGCGACCGGCCACGCTACCGGCCCTGGTGTGGATTCATGGTGGGGGATATGTCCTGGGCACGGTCGAGCAGGATGATCCATTGGCCAGGCATTTGTCCAGAGTCGCTGGCTGTGTGGTCGCGTCGGTTGAATACCGGCTTGCTCCGGAGCATCCGCATCCTGCGCCGGTCGAGGATTGTTACGCCGCGCTCAAGTGGTTAGCGGCTCATAGCGACGAATTGGGTATTGATACATCACGCATTGCGATCGGCGGAGCAAGCGCAGGCGGTGGCTTAGCGGCCGGACTTGCACTGCTGGCCCGCGACCGGGCTGAGGTTGAACTGGCGTATCAACTCTTGATCTACCCGATGATCGATGACCGGAATATCGCCCCGGCCAGCGAGACGGCTCCTGATACATTTGTGTGGAGCCGGGAAAACAACCTGATGGGTTGGCGTGCGTATCTCGGACATGAGCCGGGTGGAGCAGACGTGTCTCCGTATGCTGCGGCTGCTCGGGCGACAGACTTGTCAGGCTTGCCGCCAGCGTATATTCCGGTCGGCGATCTGGACTTGTTCCTGGATGAGAATATCAACTACGCGCAACGTCTTCTGGCGGCTGGAGTGCCGACCGAACTGCACGTCTACCCGGGCGGATACCATGGTTTTAATGGCTTCGCTCCTGGGGCAGACATTGTCCAGCGTTTCAATACTGAGCGCGATCAGGCGCTCAAGCGAGCGCTGCATCGCTAGATTGAGGAAGCTCCCCAGCCTGGGAAGTCTTGGGGAGATTTTTAACCGAATTTCATCTGGTTGCTTCGGTTCTTCATGTTACCACGTGCCAGAAAGGAGTCTTTCCACCAACTGGTAGAAATCTGTACTCGAATTTCGATCGGCAATATCGGGCTTTTCTTTGTGATCGGTTTCAACAACAATTTTCGCGTTATTTACCGCTGTTTGAGTGCGTCTCGCTAGCTTCTTATACATCCTTTCGTCACTCTTATCATAAGGCTGTCTGAAAGCTGGGCCCCACTCCTTATCCAACTCTACAATTACCGCTTTAGAATCTTTGAACGACTGTGACGTTCTTTTGAAGTGGGCCAAGAACCAAACTTCGAAAGACGGATTAGACAGATAGAGAGTAATGCCATTACGACCCGCTTCTTGGCGAGCCGCCACAAGATCCCCTTTTACCTGAGTATTCTCTAACGATTCGGTATCGAGAACGCAAAGGACGGCATCCATTTCTTTACGTTGCGCATTCTTCTTATTGATTGCCCGTTTGACAATCTGGCTTCGCGATCCACCCCTCCCACGGAATATGGTAATTGCGAATGTTTTACTGATAGTTTCTTCACGTTTAAGACCATCAAGATAGTTTCTTTCGGTTTCTCGGCCCTCGCAGACGATTAAGATGGTCTTCTTGAGTTTTCTCCTTTGGGACGGACGTCTTGTCCTGTTTCGCATCATTCTGCATTGAGCGGCATTGATTCTATTTAGAGGTCTTCAAAGAAAGGGCCAAAGCTCGGAACAGCCCCGTATCTCCCTGCTAAATAATTCTTTTCAAAAGCGGTGCTTTTTCGTGGTCGAGAGTCTGTACCAAAATCGTATAAGGAAAATAACTCAGTAGCTCCATTTGCTCGTTTTTCTGTCAGCCAAATCTGATCCCGCCGCAATAGTGTCCGATCCATGACAGAACTATCATGAGTGGTAAAAACCAGTTGTGCACCCTTTGTATTTCTTTCTGGACTTTGGAACAACTCGATAACTTTACGTGTTAGTAGCGGGTGCATGCTACAGTCGAGTTCATCAATCACGAGGAGGTCCCCATCTGACAAAGACGACAAAATAGACCCTGCTAGGGCAAAGAAACGTTGGGTGCCATTCGACTCATCTTCCTCTAGGCTGAAAGATATTAGGGTCTCTCCATCATTGAGCAAGTGTTCCGTAGCAACTGAGAAATGTGTCACCTTTTCGTCACCTGCTAATTTCTGCAAAGTGACAAATACCTCACGCAATTCTTTAGGGGCATCGTCGGGAATTCTTGTCATCGCTTCTTCTTCCCTTACCGTTAGACTATTTATTCCGAGGTCGGCCTCTCTTACGAATCGGACGGCGTGACTTCGAAGCTCTTTATCTTCACTTATCCTCTTCGCGGTGGACTGTCCAAGGTGCATCGGTGGGTATGAGAGGTCAAGAATCCAGAATGCTTCACGAAACCAGAGATATAGAGGTTTTACCGCCTCAATGTTCAACTCTGCTGCCCGCGACAGTACAAGACCGTTGTCACGCGTTTTTTCTTTAAGCAGGCTTTCGTTCCTCTTAAGTGGCCCTCGAAAAGCCCATGATGTGTCTCCACTAACCTTATCACGCGACCTTTGTAGCCATTTCGATTCTCGTTTTTTCCCTTGCGGCTGAACGAAGAGCCATTCATCATGCACTTGCTCTCTTGTCGCGGAAAATCCATAGACAAAAATATCGCCTTTTATGAGTAGGGTGATCTCGAATCGGGAGGGCTCTTGTACGGCTGAGGTGTCTAGCCGGAACGGAGAAACGAATTCGATGCTATCACCTAGGTTCATCCGAGTGGCTGAAAATAGGACAAAACGTTCCATCGCACGCATTGCCTTCACAAGGTTGCTTTTTCCGGAAGCATTTGCCCCGTAGATCGATGCTACTTTGGACAATCGAAATTTTTCCCCGCAGTTAATGAGCGAACCGGGGTGAGCAACGTCCTTGCCTGCTACGAGTGAAAGCGTTTGTTCCTCGAGGAATGATCGATAATTCTCAACACTGAATTGAATTAGCATTTTGGATCACTCCTTGCCCCTGTAGGACCATTGAACTGCATGGTTTGGTAGAGATGACGATTGTGCATTTTTTCTGCACTGAAAGCTATATTATCGGATTTTAGCGTCTGCGAAAAGGCATTTTGTGCAACATTAGGGATAAAAAGTTTTCTTTATTGACGCACTCCCTCACGAGAACGGACCAGTGTCTCCCATTGTTCGTCCATCTATTCGTCTGCTGTGGGCAGAGCGGTGCGAGCTGATGCGGGTTTCGGACTGTCGTGGATGACGGCCGGGGATGTCCCCCGGCCGTGTCTTGTGTGCGGGGCGTAGGCCCTAGCCACCCCTCTCGGGCTGGCCCTTAGGCCAAGCCGTAGACGCGGGCGGCCGTGTCGCGCACGATCTTGCGCAGATCGTCTTCCGGCAGCTTGCCCAGCCGCTTGGTCACGATCTCGTGGGAACGGGGGAAGGTGGCTGCGGTATGGGGGTAGTCGGACGACCACATGGTGTTGTCCGGTCCGTAGCGGTGCAGCGAATCGACGAACACCGGGTCGGCGATAAAGGTGGCGTAGACCTGGCGCTTGATGTAATCGCTGGCCCGCATGGGCAGCTTCATATCGCCCAGCGAACCCAGGCGATGCTGGACCGTATCGAGCCGATACATGAAGTACGGCATCCAGCCGACATCGTTCTCGGCCGAGACGATCTTCAGCCTGGGGAATTTCTCCAGCACCCCGCCGTACACCAGGACCGAAATCGAACGCTCAATCTGGTGGTGCAGATTGGCCAGCGACAGCAAAAAGGCGTTGCCGCTCGTCGGGTTTGCTCCGGTGCCGCTGCGGGCCGTCAGAATATGCAGCGACAGCGGCATGTTGAGGTCCTGGGCGGCAGCCCAGAACGGCTCGTAGTCGGGATGGCTGTAGGGACGGTCATCGGGCGGCTCGGCCCAGATCATCGCCCCCCGCATACCCAGCGCGGCAATCCGTTCCAGCTCGGCCACGGCCGAGGGGATATTCTCGAGGGTGATCAGCCCCAGCGGAATCAGCCGCTTCAGATCATGGCTGCAATACTCGGTCGCCCAGTCGTTAAACGCCCTGAAGCACGAAAAACGCAGCTCGGCGTCGTCCAGCCCGAACAGCGGCATGCCCATCGAGGTATAGATCACCTCGGCGTCCACCCCGTCGCGGTCCTGGTCGGCGAGCCGATAGGCTGGGTCCCAGACGCTCTTGGGGGCTTGATCGAAACCCTTCTTGTTGTGCTCCTTGAGTTCACCCGAGGGCACGCCGGCGCCAAAGAATCCGGCCACCGCCATGGGGGTGATGTTCTCACACACAAACCACTCGCCCTGACGACCGTCCAGCCCGACTACCGTTTTGGGCGCGCGGTCACGAAACTTGCGGTCGATCCGCTCGGCCCACATCGTGGGCGGCTCAACAAAATGCGAATCTGCCGAGATCAGATTATAGTCTGCCATGCTGCATTCCTCCTCGCTGTCCTTGGCTTGGGTTCCCCGCTGTTGTACGCGATATCGCCGCACTTTTCCAGGTCTGTCGCTTCCCCGTCGGGTCTGGCCTGTGGTATAGCACGCCCAAGGAACACGACACAGGGAGGATACGGTCATGCGTGTTGCAGTCGGCGGTTACCTGGTTGCGGTCAATACCTTTGTCGAGCAGCGGATGGGACTGGAGTTGTTTCAAAAGTCGGTCGTTGCCGGCGATGCCCTGCTCAATGCCGGCAGCGGGGACAGCGCCATCTACGGCTTTCTGGAGGGCGCCCGGCAGCGGCAGTGGGACGCCGTGCCGCTCCAGTTCATGTTTCCGGGGGTTGGCGGCAAAGCCACACGCGACGCCCACGAGTGGGCCAAAGACAGTTTTCTCAAACAGCTGCGCCAGGCCGGTCCGGTTGACGGTATCTTCATCCAACTCCACGGCACGGGCGCAGCCGAGCACCTTGACGACTGTGAGGGCGATCTGCTGGCCGCCATCAGAGAGGCGGTGGGCGACAAGGTCGTGCTCATGGCCTCCTTGGACGGCCACGCCAACGTCACCCCGCTGATGGTCGAGCAGACCGACCTGTTGATTGGCGTCAAGACCAACCCGCACTACGACTTCGTGCCGGTCGGCCGCAAGGCCGCCCAGGTCATGGCCGGCATGTTCGACGCCAGCCTGTCTCCGACTGCGGTTCGCGCCCAACCGGCCATGTCGCCGGCCCTGCAGAAACTGTATATTGCGCCCGGCTGGCCGATGGAACACCTGATGCGCCAGGCCCAGAATCTGGCCGCCAGCGATACGCGCATTCTCGACGTGTCGCTGCTGGAAGGGTTTTTCTGCTCAGAGATTCCTGAGACGGGCA from Desulfurellaceae bacterium encodes:
- a CDS encoding OB-fold domain-containing protein: MPAAGAAFSTLSAVWNVASSAASLEWEWAPTKGTGTVYCWTTVYQALDPAFAENVPYAAVVVELDEGPRLTTWVTGVAPDELRVGLPVAVWFDQVSDEVTLPKFKPQAAL
- a CDS encoding NAD(P)/FAD-dependent oxidoreductase, whose amino-acid sequence is MKSIRIDPDSGRKIFHTRAASTMDDVVGRGYSVTQDESLKTLPPQPPGAVFNAEEQAKYRTFKEARRGAADYMAMEGEFSTYLEDVYSADPVPRDALTDECEIMVVGAGFAGLLLWHKLSQAGFTDVRFCEKGGDVGGTWYWNRYPGIACDVESYSYFPLLEEMGYFPSMKFASGFEIFEYCQKMAEKFGFYDHCLFHTTVEKTEWDEDAGRWIVYTNRGDAMRARYLIHANGILTTPKLARIEGMETFQGESFHTSRWRYDVALDGKRVGIIGTGATAVQVIPELAQVAAELHVFQRTPSTIDVRDQRETKQEEIDEWSHEPGWARARRKRFARISEGRTAIQANDDYLAGRVADFRKRKQHTTELTREERVQKQLNTNFRIMEQIRARVDTIVEDPKTAAALKPYYPYGCKRPAFHDEYLPSFNKPHVHLVDTAPAGVSRINENGVVHDGVEYPLDVLIYATGFQWMASGLFNTTLGRDGRTIKETWDAEGTKTFLGIHARGFPNLFIVTGPQGGGGSFNFTDAIDAHGDYVVWMLSTMRDQGKTIVDIHSQPQEDYAQHCRQADIVSAPLRDCLSYYNGHGNAEPGSLAYYGGGRWHKFRIAAQDTLEPYCFGPAEVRHGSPADD
- a CDS encoding acyl-CoA dehydrogenase family protein, with product MVPPLTTDETNLVEIARTFAAEHITPHAADWELNRAVPVTTFREAARVGLTGVLVPKALGGHGASHMAAAKVLEELAGACFAFTFGLWVHNNLLNSIARNGTPEQIAHYVPAMLAGERIGAFCLTEPGAGSDAAAITTRAEEAPDSWRLSGHKAWVTNGVQADVFGVYAQTNPAQGWRGIASFLVSGDAPGLVREAPYTLLGGHAMGVTGLRLTDCPVPEADLLFGPGDGFKAAMRGITMARTFVGAGCCGILTSSLKTALTYGAKRQAFGKPLLSFQGLQWELADVATDLEAARLLTYQAAAALDRGEAAIAEAKKFASRVALTGVSQCMQAMGAVGLRTDTPLARHLAIAKMTHYLDGATEIQNIVISRALLKDYGIDV
- a CDS encoding NAD(P)/FAD-dependent oxidoreductase; this encodes MANMDQHPQGNGSIKHYDAVIIGAGVGGLYALHHLREMGLSVRVYDAAGGVGGTWWWNRYPGARVDGPGSPFYCYTFSEELMQEWDWAETQPSQAQVLAYVEHVADRFDWHRDIQLETWVSNPRYDEAAQRWTVETSAGEHVSAQFLICAVGTLSAPHKPDFPGFDDFTGECYHTGRWPQEPVSFAGKRVGVIGTGSSGVQSIPEIAREAAHLTVFQRTPQYSIPARNRPLEPELMQHARENWDEVRATMHAHPVGMPFEMTTRLAAEDTPEQRQALYEELWQKGSFNLLFGSYADLLTDKEANRTLADFIRGKIREAVRDPKIAAKLMPDYYLGTKRQILDDGYYETFNRDNVSLVDLREDPIQEITPTSVRTATGEHPLDMIVLATGFDAISGTLLRLNPKGRGGVSLKEKWSSRFTTYLGMAISDFPNLFLIHGPGSPSVLYNMPLGAERETEWIGNCVRYLRDKGLGAIEPTPDSEKLWDQEVTELASPTRGTRGPTSRASTASSRSTWAARSTSSASPRWPPRATRASCLRRGTARRSPPRPERLRKRELTSNRKRSGVAGKKPAERRAPQNGDTSRRLS
- a CDS encoding LLM class flavin-dependent oxidoreductase, coding for MRPVSIHTAAWRYPGAWPDANFNFQHLKRFAQTLERGRFDAFFMADHLAVLNMPMEGLKRSATVTSFDPLTLLPALAVVTEHLGLIATASTTYNEPYHIARKFASLDHISGGRAGWNVVTSGNPHEAMNFGLEEHVAHAARYRRAREVFDVVTGLWDSWADDAFIRDVETGVYFDPDKLHVLDHRGEFLNVRGPLNIGRPVQGWPVIVQAGASEAGRQLAAETAEVIFAAGGHIATARAFYADVKGRMERLGRSPDHLKVLPGAFVVVGETASEALEKRARLDSLVHYDSAIASLSIALGHDASGFDPDGPLPEIPESNASKSSRERVVELAQREHLTVRQLAQRVGGYSGLAFVGTPLMIADQMEEWLLTDACDGFNVMFPYLPGGLDDFVDLVVPELQRREIFRREYEGTTLRENLGLPRPRNRFF
- a CDS encoding alpha/beta hydrolase → MDMTDRLDPELAGPLKTFLSLTGGGFSLRDIPAARQRRNELAAAQMAKAPIVEGITSEDRHAPGPQGDPDILVRIYQPTERPATLPALVWIHGGGYVLGTVEQDDPLARHLSRVAGCVVASVEYRLAPEHPHPAPVEDCYAALKWLAAHSDELGIDTSRIAIGGASAGGGLAAGLALLARDRAEVELAYQLLIYPMIDDRNIAPASETAPDTFVWSRENNLMGWRAYLGHEPGGADVSPYAAAARATDLSGLPPAYIPVGDLDLFLDENINYAQRLLAAGVPTELHVYPGGYHGFNGFAPGADIVQRFNTERDQALKRALHR